The Candidatus Bathyarchaeota archaeon region CGACCCAAAAAATGAAAACTTAACTGAATTGTATAGCGTAAATACAGTTCCATTGATGATCTTTCTTACACCGGAGGGACAAATCGCGGCGCGGAGATTTATGCCCTTATCCTCCGAGAACGTTGTAAATGAGATTGCAGACCAAGTCGTAAAAGGCATCCTACCAAATCCGGCGGTTGATGAAAAAAGAGAGAAAATAGTCAAACTCATAAAGAACATCACAAAACGCGGCGTATTAACTGAACTTATAGCGGATGAAATAATCAATGACATTCTTGAGGCCAATCTGGAAGCCGAGCTCGACAGAGTAATAGATTCCCACATTAGCATTTTGAATCACACAATAAAGGATCTTGAAGAAATTAAGACTGTACTAAATAGATATTCAAAGAGAAGGAACGAATTCTTAATCTAGAAACCTTTCATAGTCTAAAGGTGCTTATGAAAATCTATAAACCGTCCTTTTGAAGCACAATCAGCACATTGTCCGGGTTATTAAGAAGACAGCCTTGATCACAAGAATTTTCTCCAAAAGTTCCTCATTAGTGGTGGGGTCGCCCGGATTTGAACCGGGGTCAAGAGAGCCCAAGTCTCCTAGCCTAGACCAAACTAGCCGACGACCCCAAAACCGTCTATTTCTAATGGTTAACTAGTTATTTTAAAAACATTTCTCACCGTTTCTAGCTATAGCGAACAAGTTGTCGTCCCATTCATATGGTCAGAAGCCACGGAGCATAAGTCTTAGCAAGCATAAGAATAATAAACGATATTATTGGTACCGTAACATTATCGTCTATTGGATTAAACTCGAAATGTTCGATAAAGGAAGCCGCTGCACCTGCCAATATGCCTGCGTATCCGAGGACTGCTCCCACTGTAACAGAGAAAAAAGCCATAGCTAAATTTCCCCACCAAGATTTTGTTCTCTTTCCATAAAGGAGATTTCTAACAATTCCAGTCACCGCGTCTCCAATTGACATGAAAAGAACAGGCAAAATTCCAATCCAGAAATTTCCACCCGAAAGAAGCCATCCCAGCGAAATTATCGCACCCCACATTATACAGAATGAAACCTCATACATGTTATCTTCAGTCTGGAACCAAGTAAAAATTTTTCCAGTCCTATGAGGCAAGTATAAGAATAACGCCAGCATACAAGCCATAATCAACGGTAACATATACGTGCTAAATACGAAGGGTACAATGAGGGCGCAAAATCCTCCGGCTAGAATGTGGATGACCTTACGGTTGTAGTAGACTGCAACGTAATGTTCCATCCCGCGTCTTATCATGTGTTTATAGGTTCTCTGTGTAAGGATAGTTGCTACGAAAATC contains the following coding sequences:
- a CDS encoding dolichol kinase, which gives rise to MISYYEIVATVLLLMWVIFVATILTQRTYKHMIRRGMEHYVAVYYNRKVIHILAGGFCALIVPFVFSTYMLPLIMACMLALFLYLPHRTGKIFTWFQTEDNMYEVSFCIMWGAIISLGWLLSGGNFWIGILPVLFMSIGDAVTGIVRNLLYGKRTKSWWGNLAMAFFSVTVGAVLGYAGILAGAAASFIEHFEFNPIDDNVTVPIISFIILMLAKTYAPWLLTI